A region of Nitrospinota bacterium DNA encodes the following proteins:
- a CDS encoding type II toxin-antitoxin system HicB family antitoxin has product MKDLSYRIILKPEPEGGFTVTVPGLPGCVTYGESLEEARVMADDAIKAYLQSMEKHGEAIVDDAGTFESQLIVHYA; this is encoded by the coding sequence ATGAAGGACCTAAGTTACCGGATCATTCTCAAGCCGGAGCCCGAAGGCGGCTTCACCGTTACCGTTCCAGGCTTGCCTGGGTGCGTTACTTACGGTGAATCCCTGGAGGAAGCTCGTGTGATGGCCGACGACGCCATTAAGGCGTATCTTCAAAGCATGGAAAAGCACGGTGAGGCCATTGTGGACGACGCTGGCACTTTTGAAAGCCAGTTGATCGTGCATTATGCCTAA
- a CDS encoding insulinase family protein codes for MKAENNFVKETLPNGLRVITVPMPSARSVTVMMLVAAGSRYEEKKHNGLSHFMEHMFFKGAKRYPDAMAVASAIDGVGGAFNAFTGEERVGYFVKLSAGKMRIAYDVLSDMLLNSKFDEKEIDRERGVIIEEIRMYNDDPMSRAQMDFKEHFYGDQPLGWDIAGPEEVIQRVRREDFLGYRDHFYTAGNCVLVVAGGITHEENLKLASEFFTFGAGGVKPVSAPFKPIAPPTRSFLRKKEIEQAHIVMGFPIPGDDHEDQPALKLVNNSLGGTMSSRLFHQIRERRGLAYYIRSGRHAYTDTGALKISTGVNLKKAEEAIACIMDEVRKLSAEGITQDELSRAKENINGRSDLSLEDSMSVASLYATHETLHRKVKTPEEYAAEIEAVTLEMANEAVARYFDTSRIKLTILGPFESVEPFDRALGQ; via the coding sequence TTGAAAGCCGAAAATAATTTCGTTAAAGAAACCTTGCCCAACGGCCTCAGGGTTATAACCGTCCCCATGCCGTCGGCCCGGTCTGTCACGGTGATGATGCTGGTGGCGGCGGGCTCCCGCTACGAGGAGAAAAAGCATAACGGCCTGAGCCATTTCATGGAACACATGTTCTTCAAGGGCGCCAAACGCTATCCGGACGCCATGGCAGTGGCCTCGGCCATAGACGGCGTTGGCGGCGCCTTCAACGCCTTCACCGGCGAGGAGCGGGTGGGCTATTTCGTGAAACTGTCCGCCGGGAAAATGCGGATAGCTTACGACGTGCTGTCGGACATGCTGTTGAACTCCAAGTTCGACGAAAAAGAGATAGACCGGGAGCGGGGCGTGATCATCGAGGAGATCCGCATGTACAATGACGATCCCATGAGCCGCGCCCAGATGGATTTTAAAGAGCATTTCTATGGCGACCAGCCTTTGGGTTGGGACATAGCGGGGCCGGAAGAAGTTATCCAGCGGGTGAGGCGGGAGGACTTCCTGGGTTATCGCGACCATTTCTACACCGCCGGAAATTGCGTGCTGGTGGTGGCCGGTGGCATTACCCATGAAGAGAACCTGAAACTTGCCAGCGAGTTTTTCACCTTCGGCGCCGGTGGCGTAAAGCCTGTGTCAGCGCCGTTCAAACCCATAGCGCCTCCCACCCGCAGTTTCCTTCGCAAAAAAGAGATCGAACAGGCGCACATAGTTATGGGCTTTCCCATTCCAGGCGACGACCATGAAGACCAGCCCGCGTTAAAGCTTGTAAACAACTCGCTGGGTGGAACCATGTCCTCCAGGCTGTTCCACCAGATAAGGGAGCGGCGCGGGCTGGCCTATTACATCCGTTCCGGCAGGCACGCCTATACCGACACCGGGGCATTGAAAATATCCACCGGCGTAAACCTCAAGAAAGCCGAAGAGGCCATCGCCTGCATAATGGACGAGGTTCGAAAACTTTCCGCCGAGGGGATAACGCAAGACGAGCTTTCCCGCGCCAAGGAGAACATAAACGGCAGGAGCGACCTTTCGCTGGAAGATTCCATGAGCGTAGCCTCGCTATACGCCACCCACGAAACCCTGCACCGCAAGGTGAAGACGCCGGAGGAATACGCCGCGGAGATAGAGGCGGTCACGCTGGAGATGGCCAACGAAGCGGTTGCCCGTTATTTCGACACCTCCAGGATAAAGCTGACCATCCTTGGGCCGTTCGAAAGCGTGGAGCCTTTTGACCGGGCGCTGGGCCAGTAA
- a CDS encoding low molecular weight phosphotyrosine protein phosphatase, with translation MRRVLFVCSGNLCRSPFAEYLLQKAAAERGLKNIFAESAGTMALEGNPAASKAVAEAKLWELDLRHHRARLLTRNMIEDAELVAVMEKHHYYSALALAPGESEKIILLGELLPDRESPEIEDPYGQGDEYFISVFTDIARAVEKLLERLEEYR, from the coding sequence ATGCGCCGCGTGCTTTTCGTGTGTTCCGGCAACCTGTGCCGCTCCCCTTTCGCCGAATATCTTTTGCAGAAGGCGGCGGCGGAAAGAGGGTTGAAAAACATATTTGCCGAATCCGCCGGAACCATGGCGCTGGAGGGTAATCCAGCCGCCTCCAAAGCTGTGGCGGAGGCAAAACTGTGGGAGCTGGACTTGCGCCACCACCGCGCGCGGCTCCTCACCCGGAACATGATAGAGGACGCGGAGCTGGTTGCGGTGATGGAAAAACACCATTACTACTCGGCCCTGGCGCTGGCTCCGGGCGAGTCCGAAAAAATAATCCTGCTCGGCGAGCTTTTGCCGGACAGGGAAAGCCCGGAGATAGAAGACCCCTACGGGCAGGGGGACGAGTATTTCATCTCTGTGTTCACAGACATAGCCCGGGCGGTGGAAAAACTGTTAGAAAGGCTGGAGGAGTACCGCTAG
- a CDS encoding SagB/ThcOx family dehydrogenase has product MMEVKNYHERTKHRIDRYAEGPGYLDWDTQPNPYRSFTGAPVTPLPLTSDELEATWQEIHQPGAVKPAPINLNTMGGLFELSLGLSAWKEYGEARWALRCNPSSGNLHPTEAYLVSNGTGGIPSGVFHYDCYNHQLELRVSPAGGFPMIPSGAFLIGVSSIHWREAWKYGERGYRYSQLDLGHAAAAVRYAAATLGWRASIIPDVSDADLETLLGLNRADDFKNVEMEHPGFLILIDAIKDGSASFGAESARQAAETARTGAWHGAANVLSATHAHQWPIIEGVASAAVKPATVETPWSIPTRVEPVPTFCDEHAAHVIKRRRSAQAFDAETTMPQESFYRMLDVALPRSGVPPMDAFPWEPRIHLAIFAHRIEGLKPGLYIFLRRDGAYARLRAAMRPEFVWTMPEDIPPHLPLFHLTTADGQRAARMLACHQQIASDGAFAVGMLSEMGLCLNEGAWWYRRLFWEAGAIGQALYLEAETMGLRGAGLGCYFDDAFHDMLGLKDQTFQSLYHFTVGTAVEDTRLATLPPYGHLSGR; this is encoded by the coding sequence ATGATGGAAGTCAAAAACTATCACGAACGGACCAAACACCGGATAGACCGGTACGCCGAAGGGCCCGGTTATCTGGATTGGGACACCCAGCCTAATCCTTACAGGTCTTTCACCGGAGCCCCTGTCACCCCCCTGCCCTTGACCTCGGACGAGTTGGAGGCCACCTGGCAGGAAATCCATCAACCCGGAGCGGTAAAACCGGCCCCCATTAATTTAAATACCATGGGCGGGCTATTCGAGCTTTCCCTGGGCCTTTCGGCCTGGAAAGAATATGGCGAAGCCCGCTGGGCTTTGCGGTGCAACCCCTCCAGCGGCAACCTGCATCCCACCGAGGCGTACCTGGTATCCAACGGCACGGGTGGAATCCCTTCCGGCGTGTTTCACTATGACTGTTACAACCATCAACTGGAGTTGAGGGTGTCTCCCGCTGGCGGGTTCCCCATGATACCCTCAGGCGCGTTTTTAATCGGCGTTTCCTCTATCCATTGGCGGGAGGCGTGGAAATATGGGGAGCGGGGTTACCGCTACAGCCAGCTGGACCTTGGCCACGCCGCCGCCGCTGTCCGCTACGCCGCCGCCACGCTGGGCTGGCGCGCCTCCATAATCCCCGATGTTTCTGACGCCGATTTAGAGACCCTTCTGGGTTTGAACCGGGCCGATGATTTTAAAAATGTGGAAATGGAACATCCAGGCTTCCTGATTCTTATAGACGCCATAAAAGACGGCTCGGCGTCTTTCGGGGCGGAATCCGCCCGGCAAGCCGCCGAAACAGCGCGGACCGGCGCATGGCATGGGGCCGCCAACGTGCTTTCAGCCACCCACGCCCATCAGTGGCCAATTATCGAGGGCGTTGCCAGCGCCGCCGTAAAACCCGCCACCGTGGAGACGCCATGGTCTATCCCCACCCGGGTGGAGCCTGTCCCCACCTTTTGCGACGAACACGCCGCCCATGTGATAAAACGCAGAAGAAGCGCCCAGGCGTTCGACGCGGAAACCACCATGCCACAGGAAAGTTTTTACAGGATGCTGGATGTGGCCCTGCCCAGGTCCGGTGTGCCACCCATGGATGCTTTTCCCTGGGAGCCCAGGATACATCTGGCCATTTTCGCGCATCGCATCGAAGGGTTGAAACCGGGGTTATATATCTTTCTTCGCAGGGATGGGGCATACGCCCGTCTCCGGGCCGCCATGCGGCCGGAATTTGTGTGGACCATGCCGGAGGACATCCCCCCTCACCTGCCGCTGTTCCACCTGACCACCGCCGACGGCCAGCGGGCCGCCCGCATGTTGGCCTGCCACCAGCAGATAGCCTCCGACGGGGCTTTCGCGGTGGGAATGTTATCGGAAATGGGCCTTTGCCTGAACGAGGGCGCCTGGTGGTATCGCCGCCTGTTCTGGGAAGCGGGGGCTATCGGCCAGGCTCTCTATCTTGAAGCCGAAACCATGGGCCTGCGTGGCGCGGGGCTGGGCTGTTATTTCGACGACGCATTTCACGACATGCTGGGGCTGAAAGACCAGACCTTTCAAAGCCTGTATCATTTCACCGTGGGAACAGCGGTGGAAGACACGCGGCTGGCCACCCTGCCTCCTTACGGGCATCTGTCTGGCAGATAG
- a CDS encoding type II toxin-antitoxin system HicA family toxin: MPKSPALTSKEVIRILERNGFVFDHATGSHRVYYHQQNKRRAVVPFHKKDLPKGTLIAILKEAGIQREEWSK, translated from the coding sequence ATGCCTAAATCCCCTGCTTTAACTTCAAAGGAAGTAATCAGAATTCTTGAAAGAAACGGGTTCGTTTTCGATCACGCCACCGGGAGTCACCGGGTTTATTATCATCAACAAAACAAACGCCGGGCGGTAGTTCCGTTCCATAAAAAAGACCTGCCAAAGGGAACTTTGATAGCCATCCTAAAAGAAGCCGGGATACAAAGGGAAGAGTGGTCAAAATAA
- a CDS encoding methyltransferase domain-containing protein encodes MDETELKRKICDSFNAVAEGYDNPALRFFQKSAQLLPGYLSLKGDESVLDVATGTGHAAMALAGALPRGRVTGIDFSQGMLERARAKIAGESISNIYLIPMDMQYIDLPNESFDAAVFSFSIFFVEDMERQLRHVMEKVKPGGKILFTSFQKSSFSPIAEMFFDRVKKYGVETPQSWQKLATAEECETLMAKAGLGSINVGANNVGYHLTGAGQWWDLVWNAGFRRFVNAIPPERLGNFRREHMEEVESLKSAEGIWLAVNALYAVGRKI; translated from the coding sequence ATGGATGAAACGGAACTGAAACGGAAAATTTGCGACTCCTTCAACGCCGTGGCGGAAGGGTACGACAACCCGGCCCTGCGTTTTTTCCAGAAAAGCGCCCAACTGCTTCCGGGATATTTAAGCCTGAAAGGGGACGAAAGCGTTCTGGACGTGGCCACGGGCACAGGCCACGCCGCCATGGCGCTGGCCGGGGCGTTGCCCCGCGGGCGGGTTACGGGGATAGATTTTTCACAGGGGATGCTGGAGCGGGCAAGGGCTAAAATCGCCGGGGAAAGCATATCCAATATCTATCTCATCCCCATGGACATGCAGTACATAGACCTGCCAAACGAAAGTTTTGACGCGGCGGTTTTTTCCTTCAGCATTTTCTTCGTGGAAGACATGGAGCGGCAGTTGCGCCATGTGATGGAAAAAGTAAAGCCTGGCGGCAAGATATTGTTCACCAGTTTCCAGAAATCTTCTTTTTCGCCCATCGCGGAAATGTTTTTTGACCGGGTGAAAAAATATGGGGTGGAAACGCCCCAGTCGTGGCAGAAACTGGCCACGGCGGAAGAGTGTGAAACCCTGATGGCAAAAGCCGGGCTGGGCTCCATAAACGTTGGCGCCAATAACGTGGGCTATCATCTCACCGGCGCTGGCCAATGGTGGGACCTGGTGTGGAACGCCGGGTTCCGCCGTTTTGTAAACGCTATTCCCCCTGAACGTCTGGGAAATTTCCGGCGGGAGCATATGGAGGAAGTGGAGTCCCTCAAAAGCGCCGAGGGGATATGGCTTGCGGTCAACGCGCTATACGCTGTGGGCCGGAAGATTTAA